One Clostridia bacterium genomic window, AGGCGCTGTATGAGGATGAGGACTTCGTGGACTACTGCGAGTTTGATTGCCCCGAGTGCGGTGAGACCATCTGCCTCGATGAAGAGGATTTCGGCAAAGACAGCATTTTCTGCCCCGCCTGCGGCAAGGAGATATTCCTTGACGACGTATGCGGCGACGAGTGCGAATGCGACTGCGACGAGTGCTGCGCCGATGAAGAGGCGGAAGAAAAAACCGAGTAATACCGATAACCCGTCAGAGATTAAAGCGGACGCCGACAGGCGTCCGCTTTTCTTGTCCCTTTCGCAAGATATAGTGCCTGCCGGCGCCGATTTGAGCACAAATTGTGCAATCGTGATAATTGCCGACGATTTTCAGCGATTAAAAACGGCACTATTTACAACTTGTTTTTCTTGACGAATCACCGCGGATGCTATAAAATAATAGTGTAATAGATTTACACGGAGGTCCCGTTATGATCATCAAAGAAGCTGTTGTTAACAACAAAGTAGGACTGCACGCCAGACCGGCAACGTTTTTTATCCAGAAATCCAACGAATTCAAGGGCGACATCTGGATCGAGAAAGGCGACCGCCGCGCCAACGCCAAGAGTCTGCTCGGAGTGCTTTCGCTCGGTGTCCTCAGCGGAGAGACGGTGAAGATCAGCGCCGACGGAGTCGACGAAAAACTCGCCGTCGATACGCTCGTCGATCTCATCGCGAACGGGCTGCAGAACTGTTAGTGAAACGCGTTGTGATAATCGGCGGGGGAGCCGCCGGACTGCTTTGCGGATACTTTGCCGCCAAAAACGGCGCTTCCGCGCTGATAGTCGATAAAAACGCCCGCCCCGGCAGGAAGATGATGATCTCCGGCAAGGGCAGGTGCAACCTTACGAACAACTGCGACGTACGCCGATTTATGGAAAGCGTGACGAAAAACGCCAGCTTTCTGTTTTCGGCGTTATATTTTTTGCCTCCGCAGCGTCTTATGGAACTTGTTGAGGCGTCCGGACTTCCTCTGAAAACCGAACGCGGCAACCGCGTTTTTCCGCGGAGCGATAAGGCGGTCGACGTCGTCGACGCCGTATACGCTATGGCGAAAAGCGCCGGGTGCGAATACCTGAACGCCGAGGTGAAATCGCTCATCGTCAAAAACGGCGCGGCGGTCGGAGTTGAGACCTCTTCCGGCAGGATCGGCGCAGACTCCGTCGTCGTCGCTACCGGCGGCGCGTCTTATACGCGCACGGGATCTACCGGCGACGGATACCGTTTCGCGAAAGAGGCGGGGCATACCGTCGAGCCGATACGCCCTTCGCTCGTACCTCTCGTTGCGGCCGGCGGCACGGCGAAACGCCTCATGGGGCTTTCGCTTAAAAACGTCGCTTTGACGTTGACTGAAGACGGAAAGGATAAGCCCGTGTTCGAGGACTTCGGCGAAATGCTATTCACGCACTTCGGACTCTCCGGCCCGATGGTTTTGTCCGCGTCCGCGCATATGGAGCAGGGGAAGCGCTATTCCGTCAGCGTCGACCTCAAGCCCGCGCTGACTGCCGAGGAACTGTCAAAGCGTATCGCGCGCGATTTCGCGGCGAATCCGAACAAAGACTTCGCGAACTCGCTCGACGATCTGCTTCCGAAAAAGATGATACCCGTTATCGTCGACCTTTCCGGCATAGATCCGCACAAAAAGGTCAATTCCGTTACGCGCGATGAGCGCGCGAAGCTGGCGGCGCTGCTGAAAAAGCTTGATTTCGCCGTAACGGGCACGCGTCCTGTCGAAGAAGCGATAATCACTTCCGGCGGCGTGAACGTCAAAGAGATAGATCCGAAAACGATGGAGTCGAAGCTCGTAAAGGGCTTGTATTTCGCGGGAGAAGTCATCGACGTCGACGCGCTGACCGGCGGATACAATATGCATATCGCCATGGCTACCGGAGCGCTTGCCGGTGAAAACGCCGCAAAATGAACGCCGCTTTCAGAAGGACGGGGAGACCCGTCCTTTTTTCTTTCTCTAATTCGCGATTAACGTCATTTTTCTCTTGATATTGACGCGGATATATTGTATAATATATAGCGTATAAGGAGAGGTATTATGATTTCGAGATTCTTTGAAGATCCGGTAATGATTCTGATAACGCTTCCGGCGGTTATCATCGCGTTGACGTTTCACGAATTAGCGCACGCGTATACCGCTGTAAAGCTCGGCGACCAGACGCCCGCCATAACCGGACGCTTGAGTATAAATCCGCTTGCCCATCTCGATATAATGGGCTTTCTCTGCATGGTTTTGACCGGATTCGGCTGGGCGAAGCCCGTTCAGGTTAATCCTCGAAACTTTAACAACCCGAAGCGCGGTATGGCGGTAACCGCGGCGGCCGGACCCCTTTCCAACGTGCTGCAGTCCTTCGTTTGTATGTTTATCCTCGCTCTTCTTGCGAAGTTTAATGTTCTTGCGATTTACTACGGAAAGGGCGGCTTTTCGGGCGCCTCGTTCGGGGACGCATTGCTGATGGTTTTGGGTACGATAATATATCAGATGACGTATTTGAATCTTTATCTCGCGATATTCAATCTGATACCGGTTCCGCCGCTTGACGGTTCTCGCCTTGTCGACGTTTTCCTTCCCGGTAAAGTATCGTATTACTACAACCGATACGGCACCTACTTCCAGATAGGTCTGTTTGCCGTGATGATGATTCTGATATACACCGACGTTTTCAATCCGATCGCGTGGGTCGCCGGCAAAGTTTGGGATTTGTTCTATAACATCTGGTTCGGCATATTCGGAATGGCGTAAAGGAGGGCGTTTTTGGAAGCTTTAACTTATAAAATCGAAGCGTACGAAGGCCCGCTTGACGTGCTTCTCGGTTTGATACGCAAGAATGAAATCAATATTTACGACATTCCCATCGCGGAGTTGCTCAGGCAGTTCATCGAACACATCGACGTTATGCGCCGCGAGAACCTCGAGGTTTCCAGCGAGTTTCTGACTATGGCGGCAACGCTTGTTCAGATAAAGTCCGCAATGCTGCTGCCTAAGTACGAGGAGGAAGAGGATCCCCGCACGGAGCTGGTCAACCTGCTGCTCGAATACGAACGCTATAAGCAGGCGGCGGAAAGCTTCCGCGAGCATGAGAGCGGCGTTTACCGCTTCG contains:
- a CDS encoding HPr family phosphocarrier protein, which translates into the protein MIIKEAVVNNKVGLHARPATFFIQKSNEFKGDIWIEKGDRRANAKSLLGVLSLGVLSGETVKISADGVDEKLAVDTLVDLIANGLQNC
- a CDS encoding site-2 protease family protein; this encodes MISRFFEDPVMILITLPAVIIALTFHELAHAYTAVKLGDQTPAITGRLSINPLAHLDIMGFLCMVLTGFGWAKPVQVNPRNFNNPKRGMAVTAAAGPLSNVLQSFVCMFILALLAKFNVLAIYYGKGGFSGASFGDALLMVLGTIIYQMTYLNLYLAIFNLIPVPPLDGSRLVDVFLPGKVSYYYNRYGTYFQIGLFAVMMILIYTDVFNPIAWVAGKVWDLFYNIWFGIFGMA
- a CDS encoding NAD(P)/FAD-dependent oxidoreductase; translation: MKRVVIIGGGAAGLLCGYFAAKNGASALIVDKNARPGRKMMISGKGRCNLTNNCDVRRFMESVTKNASFLFSALYFLPPQRLMELVEASGLPLKTERGNRVFPRSDKAVDVVDAVYAMAKSAGCEYLNAEVKSLIVKNGAAVGVETSSGRIGADSVVVATGGASYTRTGSTGDGYRFAKEAGHTVEPIRPSLVPLVAAGGTAKRLMGLSLKNVALTLTEDGKDKPVFEDFGEMLFTHFGLSGPMVLSASAHMEQGKRYSVSVDLKPALTAEELSKRIARDFAANPNKDFANSLDDLLPKKMIPVIVDLSGIDPHKKVNSVTRDERAKLAALLKKLDFAVTGTRPVEEAIITSGGVNVKEIDPKTMESKLVKGLYFAGEVIDVDALTGGYNMHIAMATGALAGENAAK